One Methylomonas sp. LL1 DNA window includes the following coding sequences:
- a CDS encoding GNAT family acetyltransferase — translation MKIRPFQTADRNAVIRLWDECGLLRPWNDPDRDIERKLGVQPELFLVGIDAEQNVIATAMVGFDGHRGWVNYLAVAADKRRLSLGRQLMNEAERLLTARGCPKLNLQVRTGNLDVLEFYRKLGYVQDDVISLGKRLIHDRAPE, via the coding sequence ATGAAAATCCGCCCGTTTCAAACCGCCGACCGAAACGCCGTGATCAGGTTGTGGGATGAGTGCGGCTTGCTCCGGCCCTGGAACGATCCCGACCGCGACATCGAGCGCAAGCTTGGCGTGCAACCGGAACTGTTTCTGGTCGGTATCGATGCCGAGCAGAATGTTATCGCTACCGCGATGGTCGGCTTCGACGGCCATCGCGGCTGGGTCAATTATCTGGCCGTCGCGGCCGACAAACGTCGCCTGTCGCTGGGTCGGCAGTTGATGAATGAAGCGGAACGCTTGCTGACGGCACGCGGCTGCCCGAAACTAAACCTGCAAGTACGCACCGGCAACCTGGATGTGCTGGAATTCTATCGCAAACTCGGCTACGTCCAGGACGACGTCATCAGCCTCGGCAAACGGCTAATTCACGACCGGGCACCGGAATAA
- the dtd gene encoding D-aminoacyl-tRNA deacylase, with translation MISIIQRVSRAKVTVGGNDIGIIDQGIMVLVAVEKNDGKAQADRLLERILNYRIFADADDKMNLSLRDIQGGLLVVPQFTLAADTQKGNRPSFTSAAPPELGRELFGYFQQQAALLYPGSQFGEFGADMKVALINDGPVTFTLRC, from the coding sequence ATGATCAGCATCATTCAACGGGTCAGCCGAGCCAAAGTCACGGTCGGCGGCAACGACATCGGTATTATCGATCAAGGCATCATGGTGCTGGTGGCGGTGGAAAAAAACGATGGCAAAGCCCAAGCGGATCGGCTGTTGGAACGCATTCTGAATTACCGCATATTCGCCGATGCCGACGACAAGATGAATCTCAGCCTACGCGACATTCAGGGCGGTTTGCTGGTTGTACCGCAGTTCACCCTGGCCGCCGACACTCAAAAAGGCAACCGGCCCAGTTTCACTTCGGCCGCGCCACCGGAACTGGGGCGCGAACTGTTCGGCTATTTTCAACAACAAGCCGCTTTGCTTTATCCGGGTTCGCAATTCGGTGAATTCGGCGCGGATATGAAAGTAGCGTTGATCAACGATGGTCCGGTGACGTTTACCCTGCGTTGTTAG
- the kdpF gene encoding K(+)-transporting ATPase subunit F has product MSGIYWLSGGLALAVFIYLVVALFYPEKF; this is encoded by the coding sequence ATGAGTGGAATATATTGGCTGAGCGGAGGCTTGGCACTGGCCGTGTTTATTTATCTGGTCGTGGCCTTGTTTTATCCGGAGAAGTTCTGA
- the kdpA gene encoding potassium-transporting ATPase subunit KdpA: protein MTAQGFLQISIYIVTLLVLAKPLGVYMAKVYQDQPVGLNRWFAGIEKLFYRLSAIQPEQEMRWTQYALAMLLFNLAGLLAVYALQCFQDLLPLNPQALPAISPDSAFNTAVSFASNTNWQGYAGETTMSYLTQMLGLTVQNFLSAACGMAVLVALIRGFNRRNSNSIGNFWVDMTRGTLYILLPLSMILAVVLVGQGVVQTFKPYQNVMLLQSGSEQSISSPSAEEIQNGKPSTQTLALGPAAAQIAIKQLGTNGGGFFNANSAHPFENPTPLSNFLEMLAILLIPAALCHTFGVMVGDTRQGWVILAAMTLVFVALVFVAIPAEQAGNPVFSSLGADQTGSDRQAGGNMEGKETRFGIVNSALWAVATTAASNGSVNSMHDSYTPIGGMVPMWLIQLGEVIFGGVGSGLYGMIVFAIVAVFIAGLMIGRTPEYLGKKIEAYEMKMAAVIILIPPLLVLGGSALALMLDAGKASIFNPGAHGFSEVLYAFSSAGNNNGSAFAGLSANVPFYNFMLGLAMLVSRYGLMIPVLAIAGSLAAKKTVPVGPGTLPTHTLLFGLLLIVTVLMVGALTFVPALALGPIVEHLQMLGHH from the coding sequence ATGACGGCGCAGGGGTTTCTACAAATTAGTATTTATATCGTCACGTTGCTGGTATTGGCCAAGCCATTGGGTGTTTATATGGCCAAGGTGTATCAGGATCAACCGGTGGGCTTGAATCGTTGGTTTGCCGGCATCGAAAAGCTGTTTTATCGATTAAGCGCTATTCAACCCGAGCAGGAGATGCGTTGGACGCAATATGCGCTGGCGATGTTGCTGTTCAATTTGGCGGGCTTGTTGGCGGTTTATGCCCTGCAATGCTTTCAGGATTTATTGCCGCTCAACCCGCAAGCCTTGCCGGCGATCAGTCCGGATTCCGCCTTTAACACCGCCGTCAGTTTCGCCAGCAATACTAACTGGCAGGGCTATGCAGGCGAGACTACGATGAGTTATTTGACTCAGATGCTGGGCTTGACGGTGCAAAACTTTCTGTCGGCCGCCTGCGGCATGGCGGTGTTGGTGGCGTTGATTCGCGGTTTTAACCGCCGAAACAGCAATAGCATCGGCAATTTCTGGGTGGATATGACGCGCGGTACTTTGTACATCTTGTTGCCTTTATCCATGATATTGGCCGTGGTTTTGGTCGGGCAGGGCGTGGTGCAGACTTTCAAGCCTTATCAAAACGTAATGCTTTTGCAAAGTGGTAGCGAGCAGTCGATCTCCTCGCCCTCCGCGGAGGAGATTCAAAATGGCAAACCGAGCACTCAAACCCTGGCGCTAGGCCCGGCGGCGGCGCAAATTGCGATCAAGCAATTGGGCACCAACGGCGGTGGCTTTTTTAATGCCAATTCCGCGCATCCGTTTGAAAACCCAACGCCGCTGTCCAACTTTTTGGAAATGCTGGCGATTTTGTTAATCCCTGCCGCTTTGTGCCACACGTTTGGCGTGATGGTCGGCGATACCCGGCAGGGTTGGGTGATATTGGCGGCGATGACGCTGGTGTTCGTCGCGCTGGTTTTTGTGGCGATCCCGGCCGAGCAAGCTGGCAATCCGGTGTTCAGCAGTTTGGGTGCAGACCAAACCGGGTCCGATCGCCAAGCCGGCGGCAATATGGAAGGCAAGGAAACCCGTTTCGGCATCGTCAACTCGGCCCTGTGGGCGGTAGCCACCACGGCGGCGTCCAACGGTTCGGTCAATTCCATGCACGATTCCTACACGCCCATTGGCGGCATGGTGCCTATGTGGCTGATACAACTGGGCGAGGTGATTTTCGGCGGTGTCGGTTCCGGGCTGTACGGAATGATCGTATTCGCCATCGTTGCGGTGTTTATCGCGGGATTGATGATAGGCCGTACTCCGGAATATCTGGGTAAAAAAATCGAAGCCTACGAAATGAAAATGGCGGCTGTGATTATCCTGATTCCGCCGTTGCTGGTGCTGGGCGGCAGCGCGCTGGCCTTGATGCTGGATGCCGGCAAGGCTTCGATCTTTAATCCCGGCGCTCACGGTTTTAGCGAAGTGCTGTATGCCTTTTCCTCGGCCGGCAATAATAACGGCAGTGCCTTCGCCGGCTTGTCGGCCAACGTGCCGTTCTATAATTTTATGTTGGGGCTGGCGATGCTGGTATCTCGCTATGGGCTGATGATACCGGTGCTGGCGATTGCCGGATCGTTGGCCGCCAAAAAGACTGTTCCGGTCGGTCCCGGTACCTTGCCCACGCACACTCTGTTATTCGGACTATTGCTGATCGTCACCGTGTTGATGGTCGGGGCATTAACCTTTGTCCCGGCGTTGGCCTTGGGTCCTATCGTCGAACATCTGCAAATGCTAGGCCATCACTAA
- the kdpB gene encoding potassium-transporting ATPase subunit KdpB yields MTDKSSVTSMFDRDILRQAIIDAFYKLTPKQQWKNPVMFVVYLGSLLTTLLWLRALNGDSEEPAGFILAITLWLWFTVLFANFAEAAAEGRSKAQAAFLRTAKRDIAAKKLDEPRYGSRYTNLAGSDLLKGDVVLIEAGDFVPGDGDVIEGVASVDESAITGESAPVIRESGGDFSSVTGGTRVLSDWLVVRISTNPGETFLDRMISMVEGANRQKTPNEIALTILLVALTLVFLMASVTLLPFSLYSVESAGTGRPISITVLVALLVCLIPTTIGGLLSAIGVAGIGRMMQKNVIATSGRAVEAAGDVDVLLLDKTGTITLGNRQAAAFMPAKGVSEKQLADAAQLASLADETPEGRSIVVLAKQKFGIRARDVQSLGATFVHFSAQTRMSGVNLQGRQIRKGAEDAIRGYVTEQGGRFPDEIQTMVVDVARRGSTPLVVAEGKRALGVIELKDIVKGGIKERFIELRQMGIKTIMITGDNRLTAAAIAAEAGVDDFLAEATPEAKLALIRQHQADGRLVAMTGDGTNDAPALAQADVAVAMNSGTQAAKEAGNMVDLDSNPTKLIEIVETGKQMLMTRGALTTFSIANDVAKYFAIIPAAFASTYPALNVLNVMGLATPASAILSAVIFNALIIIALIPLALKGIRYRPVGAEQLLQNNMLVYGIGGLIVPFVGIKAIDLVLVTMNLV; encoded by the coding sequence ATGACTGATAAATCAAGTGTCACCTCCATGTTTGATCGAGACATTCTTCGGCAAGCGATCATCGATGCTTTTTACAAATTAACGCCGAAACAGCAATGGAAAAATCCAGTGATGTTCGTCGTTTATCTAGGCAGCTTGTTGACCACGCTGTTATGGTTGCGGGCGTTGAACGGCGACAGCGAAGAACCGGCCGGTTTTATTTTGGCGATTACCCTGTGGTTGTGGTTTACCGTGCTGTTCGCCAATTTCGCCGAGGCGGCGGCCGAAGGCCGTAGCAAGGCGCAGGCGGCATTCTTGCGAACCGCCAAGCGCGATATTGCCGCCAAGAAACTTGACGAGCCGCGCTACGGTAGTCGTTATACCAACCTGGCCGGTTCGGACTTGCTCAAGGGCGACGTAGTGCTGATCGAAGCCGGCGATTTCGTGCCGGGCGACGGCGATGTGATCGAAGGCGTGGCCTCGGTCGATGAAAGCGCCATCACCGGCGAAAGTGCGCCGGTGATTCGCGAATCGGGCGGCGACTTCAGCTCGGTTACGGGGGGAACCAGGGTGTTGTCCGACTGGCTGGTGGTCAGGATTTCCACCAATCCCGGCGAGACTTTTCTGGACCGGATGATTTCGATGGTGGAGGGCGCCAATCGGCAGAAAACCCCCAACGAAATCGCATTGACCATTCTGTTGGTGGCCTTGACGCTGGTGTTTTTAATGGCAAGCGTGACCTTGTTGCCGTTTTCGTTGTACAGCGTCGAAAGCGCCGGGACCGGTCGGCCGATTTCGATTACCGTGTTGGTCGCGTTGCTGGTGTGCCTGATACCTACTACCATAGGCGGATTGCTGTCGGCGATCGGCGTGGCCGGCATAGGCCGGATGATGCAGAAAAATGTTATCGCGACTTCCGGTCGGGCGGTGGAAGCGGCTGGCGATGTCGATGTATTGCTGTTGGACAAGACCGGTACCATCACGCTCGGTAACCGGCAGGCGGCTGCGTTCATGCCGGCCAAGGGCGTCAGCGAAAAACAGCTGGCCGACGCCGCCCAATTGGCTTCGCTGGCCGACGAAACTCCGGAAGGACGCAGTATTGTGGTGCTGGCCAAGCAGAAATTCGGGATTAGAGCGCGCGATGTGCAGTCCTTGGGCGCCACCTTCGTGCATTTCAGCGCTCAAACCCGGATGAGCGGTGTCAATCTTCAAGGCCGGCAAATTCGGAAAGGCGCCGAGGATGCGATACGCGGTTATGTGACCGAACAAGGCGGACGTTTTCCCGATGAAATCCAGACTATGGTGGTCGACGTGGCCCGGCGCGGCAGTACGCCGCTGGTGGTGGCGGAAGGCAAGCGGGCGCTGGGAGTGATCGAATTAAAGGACATCGTCAAGGGTGGCATCAAGGAGCGCTTCATCGAACTGCGGCAGATGGGTATCAAAACCATCATGATCACCGGCGACAACCGCTTGACCGCCGCCGCGATTGCCGCGGAAGCCGGCGTCGATGATTTTCTGGCCGAAGCTACTCCGGAAGCCAAACTGGCTTTGATCCGTCAACATCAGGCCGACGGCCGCTTGGTGGCGATGACCGGCGATGGCACCAACGACGCGCCGGCCTTGGCTCAAGCCGATGTCGCGGTGGCGATGAACAGCGGCACCCAAGCCGCCAAGGAAGCCGGTAATATGGTCGATCTGGATTCCAACCCGACCAAACTGATCGAAATCGTCGAGACCGGTAAACAGATGCTGATGACCCGCGGCGCGTTGACCACCTTCAGCATCGCCAACGACGTCGCCAAGTACTTCGCGATCATCCCGGCCGCGTTTGCCAGCACTTATCCGGCCTTGAATGTGCTGAACGTGATGGGCCTGGCGACACCGGCCAGCGCGATCCTATCGGCGGTCATCTTCAATGCGCTGATCATCATCGCCCTGATTCCACTGGCGTTGAAGGGTATCCGATACCGGCCGGTGGGTGCCGAGCAACTGCTGCAAAACAACATGCTGGTCTATGGTATCGGTGGACTGATCGTGCCGTTTGTCGGCATCAAGGCGATTGATTTAGTCCTGGTTACGATGAATTTGGTGTAA
- the kdpC gene encoding potassium-transporting ATPase subunit KdpC → MTSYVKPALMLLLTLTLVTGAIYPALVTLIAQTAFPAQANGSLITDKQGQTIGSSLIGQTFDRPEYFWGRPSATAPVPYNAAASGGSNLGPTNPALRDAVSARIQALKQADPDNKMPVPVDLVTASASGLDPHISIAAAEYQIKRIAKSGKITEAALYELVNAHTQDRQWQVFGEPRINVLELNLALDRFKPGKRK, encoded by the coding sequence ATGACGAGCTATGTAAAACCCGCCCTAATGCTGTTATTAACCTTGACGCTTGTAACCGGCGCTATTTATCCGGCGCTGGTTACACTGATCGCGCAAACGGCATTTCCAGCGCAAGCCAACGGTAGTCTGATAACGGATAAACAAGGCCAAACCATCGGCTCTAGCCTGATCGGTCAGACCTTCGATCGGCCGGAATATTTCTGGGGTCGGCCGTCGGCTACCGCGCCAGTTCCTTACAATGCCGCCGCTTCCGGCGGTTCAAACTTGGGGCCGACCAATCCGGCTCTGCGCGACGCCGTATCCGCCCGTATTCAGGCCTTGAAACAAGCCGATCCGGATAACAAAATGCCGGTGCCGGTCGATTTGGTCACGGCTTCCGCCAGCGGTTTGGATCCGCATATCAGCATTGCGGCAGCCGAATACCAGATCAAACGCATTGCCAAGTCCGGTAAAATCACCGAAGCCGCGCTATACGAATTGGTCAATGCGCATACCCAGGATAGGCAATGGCAGGTGTTCGGCGAACCCAGGATCAATGTATTGGAGCTCAATTTGGCTTTGGACCGGTTCAAGCCGGGTAAGCGCAAATGA
- a CDS encoding sensor histidine kinase has protein sequence MNDQRPNPDQLLARVEREQAKAKRGRLKIFFGAAAGVGKSYAMLLAARERRAENVDVVVGLVETHGRKETQALLNGLEVLPTRKIDYKGTVLHEFDLDAALNRRPGIMLVDELAHTNAPGSRHPKRWQDIHELLEAGIDVYTALNVQHLESLNDDIGQIAGIRIWETVPDTVFEDADEVELVDLPPDELLVRLKEGKVYLPQQAQHAIQNFFRKGNLIALRELALRQTASRVDAQMLDYREDNAIREVWQVSERILVCIGPNMLAERLVRAGKRLAASLRSEWVVVYVETPELARMPAEKRDGVLRILRLAEQLGAGTVTLSAPAMGEAIIRFARERNINKIVVGKPSRRGWRRWLLGSVVDVLISHAHNINIYLLGSPQLGEREELEAELSLFKKKPLPGLRQRIPSKTRKRYRGYIWALAVTLLSTAVGRLLFGRVELANVVMVFLLGVVFIATRFGRGPSILASVLSVGILDLLFVLPFYSFSVSDSQYLITLLAMLVVAIVISNLMVNVRAQAKVAAHRERRAAALYAMSKELAAAQNEDQIVQIAVRHLHAEFSSRNVILFANAAGRLVYPRRQSLAESLRGADLSVAQWVFEHNEMAGQGTHTLPGADAIYFPIHDEDKAVGVLALLPVNLRRVFLPEQQKLLETFLRQIGQAVARLRFSEQAKSIQMQIEAERLRNSLLSAISHDLRTPLSTIIGSASVLAEDDGHLQAPHRLELSRGIVDEAERMADLINNILDMARLDAGMVELNKQWHPVEEIIGVVLTRLRKHAAGRPIKVKLPPGIPMVHVDAVMIEQVLINLLENALRYTPSATELEITAESVGDRMEISVADHGPGIPDGQEDKLFEKFYQARHESAQSGVGLGLAICRAIVEVHGGRIRAQNRQGGGAVFTFTLPADQPPRLESEE, from the coding sequence ATGAATGATCAACGGCCTAACCCCGATCAACTGCTGGCGCGGGTCGAACGTGAACAGGCCAAGGCCAAGCGCGGCCGCCTGAAGATCTTTTTCGGGGCGGCGGCCGGCGTCGGTAAAAGCTATGCGATGTTGCTGGCGGCGCGGGAACGGCGGGCGGAAAATGTCGACGTGGTGGTTGGCTTGGTGGAAACCCATGGCCGCAAGGAAACCCAGGCCTTGCTGAATGGCCTGGAAGTGCTCCCTACCCGTAAAATCGATTACAAAGGTACCGTATTGCATGAGTTCGATCTCGATGCGGCGCTGAATCGGCGGCCGGGGATCATGTTGGTTGACGAACTGGCGCATACCAATGCGCCGGGCTCTCGACACCCGAAACGCTGGCAGGACATTCACGAATTGTTGGAAGCCGGTATCGATGTTTACACCGCGTTGAACGTGCAACATCTGGAAAGTCTGAACGACGACATAGGCCAAATTGCCGGAATACGAATCTGGGAAACCGTGCCGGACACGGTATTCGAGGACGCGGACGAAGTCGAGCTGGTGGATTTGCCGCCGGACGAGCTATTGGTGCGGCTGAAGGAAGGCAAGGTCTATCTGCCGCAACAAGCACAGCATGCGATCCAGAATTTTTTCCGCAAGGGGAATTTGATTGCGTTGCGAGAATTGGCGTTGCGCCAGACCGCCAGCCGGGTCGATGCCCAGATGCTGGACTACCGCGAAGACAATGCGATCCGCGAGGTCTGGCAGGTTAGCGAACGGATTTTGGTTTGCATCGGCCCCAACATGCTGGCTGAACGCCTGGTACGGGCGGGCAAGCGGTTGGCGGCTAGCCTGCGTTCGGAGTGGGTCGTTGTCTATGTCGAGACACCGGAACTGGCGCGGATGCCGGCCGAGAAGCGTGATGGCGTGTTACGGATTTTACGGCTGGCGGAACAACTCGGCGCCGGCACCGTTACCCTGAGCGCGCCGGCGATGGGCGAAGCGATAATCCGCTTTGCCCGCGAGCGCAACATCAATAAAATCGTGGTCGGTAAGCCTAGCCGCCGCGGTTGGAGGCGCTGGTTGTTAGGGTCGGTGGTGGATGTGTTGATTAGCCATGCCCACAATATCAATATTTATCTGCTGGGTAGTCCGCAGTTGGGCGAGCGCGAGGAACTGGAAGCCGAGCTATCTCTGTTCAAGAAAAAGCCCTTGCCGGGGCTACGCCAGCGTATTCCCTCCAAAACCCGGAAACGTTATCGTGGCTATATCTGGGCGCTTGCGGTAACCTTGCTGAGTACCGCGGTCGGCCGCTTGTTGTTCGGGCGGGTGGAACTGGCTAATGTGGTGATGGTGTTTTTACTCGGTGTGGTGTTCATCGCTACTCGGTTTGGGCGAGGACCATCGATTTTGGCATCGGTGTTGAGCGTCGGGATACTCGACTTGCTGTTTGTACTGCCGTTTTACAGCTTTTCGGTATCGGATAGCCAGTATCTGATTACCTTGCTGGCGATGCTGGTGGTGGCCATCGTCATCAGCAATCTGATGGTCAATGTGCGCGCGCAGGCCAAGGTAGCCGCGCATCGGGAGCGGCGGGCGGCGGCGTTGTATGCCATGAGCAAGGAGTTGGCGGCGGCACAGAATGAGGATCAGATCGTGCAAATCGCCGTCAGACATTTGCATGCCGAATTCAGTAGCCGTAATGTCATTCTGTTTGCCAATGCCGCTGGGCGCTTGGTTTATCCCAGACGGCAAAGTCTGGCGGAATCGTTGCGTGGCGCGGATTTGAGCGTGGCACAATGGGTGTTTGAGCACAACGAAATGGCCGGACAGGGTACCCATACCTTGCCCGGCGCCGACGCCATTTACTTTCCGATTCATGATGAAGACAAAGCGGTCGGCGTATTGGCTTTATTGCCGGTCAATTTACGCCGGGTGTTTCTGCCGGAACAGCAAAAATTGCTGGAGACTTTTTTGCGCCAGATCGGCCAAGCGGTAGCACGCTTACGCTTTTCCGAGCAGGCTAAATCGATACAAATGCAGATCGAAGCCGAGCGTTTGCGCAATTCGCTGCTGAGTGCCATTTCCCATGATTTACGCACGCCGCTGTCGACTATCATAGGCTCGGCTAGTGTACTGGCGGAGGACGATGGCCATCTGCAGGCGCCACACCGGCTCGAACTTAGCCGAGGCATCGTAGATGAAGCCGAGCGCATGGCTGATTTGATTAACAATATTTTGGACATGGCCAGGTTGGATGCCGGCATGGTGGAGTTAAACAAGCAATGGCATCCGGTCGAGGAAATCATCGGAGTGGTGCTGACCCGCCTGCGCAAACATGCCGCCGGCAGGCCGATTAAAGTCAAATTACCGCCGGGTATTCCGATGGTACACGTCGATGCGGTCATGATCGAACAAGTGTTGATCAATTTGTTGGAAAATGCGTTGCGTTATACGCCGTCCGCTACTGAATTGGAAATCACTGCGGAAAGCGTCGGCGATAGAATGGAAATCAGCGTGGCCGACCATGGGCCGGGCATCCCTGATGGGCAGGAGGATAAATTGTTTGAAAAATTTTACCAGGCCCGGCATGAATCGGCGCAAAGCGGGGTCGGCTTGGGGCTGGCGATTTGCCGGGCAATCGTCGAAGTGCATGGCGGCCGGATTCGGGCACAAAACCGGCAGGGTGGCGGGGCGGTGTTTACCTTCACGTTGCCGGCCGATCAGCCGCCGAGATTGGAGTCGGAAGAATGA
- a CDS encoding response regulator — MAKTNPVIILIEDDPPIRRFLRTSLALHEFIVFEADSGKQGLIEAGVRKPDLLILDLGLPDMDGVDVIKAIRGWSAVPIIILSARSNEQQKIEALDAGADDYLTKPFGFGELLARIRVALRHSSRPMEQVQADVFNIDNLKVDFLNRLVSLDDKEVHLTPIQYRLLCVLIKHAGRVLTHQQILKEVWGPSYQENPHYLRIYMSQLRQKLEADPTQPRYLLTESGVGYRFKI, encoded by the coding sequence ATGGCTAAAACCAATCCCGTCATTATTTTGATTGAAGATGATCCGCCGATCAGGCGTTTTTTACGTACCAGCTTGGCCTTGCATGAATTTATCGTATTCGAAGCCGACTCGGGTAAACAAGGCCTGATTGAAGCCGGCGTGCGTAAACCGGATTTGTTGATACTCGATCTGGGACTGCCGGACATGGATGGCGTCGATGTGATCAAGGCCATACGTGGTTGGTCGGCCGTGCCGATCATCATCCTCTCCGCCCGTAGCAACGAGCAACAAAAAATCGAAGCCTTGGATGCCGGCGCGGACGATTATCTGACCAAACCGTTCGGATTCGGCGAGCTGTTGGCGCGAATTCGGGTGGCGCTACGCCATTCGAGCCGGCCCATGGAGCAAGTCCAGGCCGATGTGTTTAATATCGACAATCTGAAAGTAGATTTCCTGAATCGGTTGGTGAGCCTGGATGACAAGGAAGTTCATCTGACCCCGATTCAATACCGCTTGCTTTGCGTGCTGATCAAACATGCCGGCAGGGTATTGACCCATCAGCAGATTTTGAAGGAAGTATGGGGGCCGTCCTATCAGGAGAATCCGCATTATTTGCGGATTTACATGAGCCAATTACGGCAAAAGCTGGAAGCCGATCCGACCCAACCCAGGTATTTGCTGACCGAATCCGGCGTCGGTTATCGGTTCAAAATTTAG